A genomic region of Branchiostoma lanceolatum isolate klBraLanc5 chromosome 4, klBraLanc5.hap2, whole genome shotgun sequence contains the following coding sequences:
- the LOC136432116 gene encoding uncharacterized protein, whose protein sequence is MSIGWRRAGMASAMFGLLVVCDALVFVSSASVGRWPPVVLQRKDGQMLMERPARDEEPATSPPATATSSTEGPNVRGWLLDRIGSEGYVPPRYRLDKRNGQMLMERPARDEEPATSPPATVTGSTEGPNVRGWLFDRVGSEGLVLPWYWLRRRSADKRSLGDKGFFPTKRHTSLFG, encoded by the exons ATGTCTATAGGCTGGCGACGTGCGGGCATGGCGTCGGCGATGTTTGGTCTCCTAGTTGTCTGTGATGCCTTAGTCTTCGTATCCAGTGCGTCAGTTGGACGATGGCCGCCCGTCGTCTTACAAAGAAAGG ATGGCCAGATGTTGATGGAGCGGCCTGCCCGTGACGAGGAGCCGGCCACCTCGCCTCCGGCCACAGCGACTAGCAGCACCGAGGGTCCCAACGTGCGGGGCTGGCTGTTGGACCGGATCGGGTCTGAAGGCTACGTCCCACCACGGTACCGGCTTGATAAGAGAA ATGGCCAGATGTTGATGGAGCGGCCTGCCCGTGACGAGGAGCCGGCCACCTCGCCTCCGGCCACAGTGACGGGCAGCACCGAGGGTCCCAACGTGCGGGGCTGGCTGTTCGACCGGGTCGGGTCCGAAGGCTTAGTCCTACCATGGTACTGGCTCCGCCGCCGCTCAGCCGATAAGAGGTCCCTCGGCGACAAAGGCTTCTTCCCAACGAAACGCCACACCAGCCTCTTTGGATAA